Genomic segment of Pochonia chlamydosporia 170 chromosome 1, whole genome shotgun sequence:
TGATGTTCCTCCAGTCCTTGCCTACCAAGACGTGGACCGAGAAGGACATAGAGCTCCTTCTAAGCGAGGCCTTTATCTGGCAGAGTCTATACAAGGGGTCTGCGGCGCATCTCAAGGGCGGGCCGAGTAAACCCCTGTTATCAAACTTGCAGCTTTAGTATACGGTGTATGGTACATGGGATATATCAGCATAATGTAGAAGGCATAGCATTTTTTTGGTCTTCTTTTTGCAATAGTTCAAATCACATCAAGTCATGGCCATTTTTCATGAGACATGAAATACTTCTTCGTCCATTCATACAAAAAGTCTATGCTAACCAAACGGACCGCCGGATCCAAAATGACGGAACTCAAGGGCATCTATGCAAACTCCGCTGAACCAATACATGTCTGTACAAGAATGTGCAAGACTGAAACCAAGAAAACCAGTGATTATTTTTGTTCCTCAAACGCCTCCATATGCTCGTACCATTAACGTAGGGGTATAGAAAAATGTGCCGTCGACaatgaaaataaaaagagGCTATGAGCGGCGAGCATACCTCCATTTACGAGTCTGCTTCAAATCGCCCACATAACCAAGCGTGTGTCTATTCTCGTCACACACCCTCGCCCATTCTAGTAGTAATCTCCACACGTACAGGCGCATATCGTCTCTCCGGAGGACCTGTTCCGACCATGATTGACCCTGCTCGGCGATGAACCGGGCGGCAGTGTCTCCCTGGCCGCCATTGTCGGAGAAGTAGTCGAGAAGGGGGTACAAATCCCGGTATGTGTTGTCGAACGGGACGAAATGTACCCACGGGGCGAGACGATCGTCGTGCCATTCTGCGTAGATGGTCGTCTTGAGTGGCAAGCTAGTCGAACGGAGGAAGCCACGAAATCGTGCAGAAAAGGAGTTTCCGTCAACGTCAGGGAGGAACTTGTACTCGTATTGGCTCTTCATTGGTAAATGCTCCAGGACGGAAAAGGTGTCGTAGTAGAAGGGGCAGTCCTTGGGGTTGCAGAGTCCCACAAAGGCTGTATCGGCAATCTCTTTAGCGAATGGGCCGAGGTTGCCGTTGTGAAGGCGAGGACTGGGATATATGCTTTGCGAGGGAAGTTCAAACGTCTTGGCTCGAGCACCAGTCTTTTCGACTTCGGAGACGACTGTGCCGTTGAGCAGGTGGACTAGACGCTGGCGCTGAAAGTGTTGCCAGTTGTGTTCTTTGGCACGACCGCCAGAGCCCTCACCGCGCCATATGACGCCGTCCTTTTTTCGATCCCACGAAGGGCCGTGCGATTCGCCACCAGAGTAAAAGTCGCCTTGGTCGAGGTACATGGCGCCGGGGATAAGAATCTCGTTGTTCATAGGGAGCTTGGAGCCACCAAATAGGGGGATGAGTTCCTCTGCAGAGGACAGGCTGATGGGTTCGATAAAGCTGCCGTGTAGCTGTCGCAAATGGGGTTGCAGGCAGGGATCGGTTGAGGCTGTAAAGTTTTGAATATATCCCTTGTAGGCGTATTTAGGCCTGTAGTTTTGGGGATATTCGGCTGGTCCAGACAAGTCTTCGAGTTGCTGAACACCAAAGGCTGGGGTATCAGGGCCGCAAGTCTTGACAAACAGGTTCCAATAC
This window contains:
- a CDS encoding endoplasmic reticulum-resident kdel protein (similar to Cordyceps militaris CM01 XP_006666311.1) — its product is MFKVWNPRHWSSRLALRYVAIIFIVLFLMANVALWYDSRFWDGQAPRKTILRTGVKHPIRKLMVDAKARHDALLAKRTYTVEAAAVEYRKRRQRHPPPGFDDWFHAAMDTKAVVVEEYFDRIYKDLTPFWALEPEQIRKRANAWHHVVKVRNGTARGDGDVTDRVPWLKLWTDLVAEFAEYMPDVDMPINYMDEPRLLVPHDTIAKLVEKEGKERQMVEQSKVTNKFKGLAAVDAAKPDPYDPKWYGPSEQYWNLFVKTCGPDTPAFGVQQLEDLSGPAEYPQNYRPKYAYKGYIQNFTASTDPCLQPHLRQLHGSFIEPISLSSAEELIPLFGGSKLPMNNEILIPGAMYLDQGDFYSGGESHGPSWDRKKDGVIWRGEGSGGRAKEHNWQHFQRQRLVHLLNGTVVSEVEKTGARAKTFELPSQSIYPSPRLHNGNLGPFAKEIADTAFVGLCNPKDCPFYYDTFSVLEHLPMKSQYEYKFLPDVDGNSFSARFRGFLRSTSLPLKTTIYAEWHDDRLAPWVHFVPFDNTYRDLYPLLDYFSDNGGQGDTAARFIAEQGQSWSEQVLRRDDMRLYVWRLLLEWARVCDENRHTLGYVGDLKQTRKWRYARRS